GTTCCAAACCACGCAGCCAGGATTGTATGTCGGCCAATGCGCCGAATACTGCGGAGCACAGCACGCCAACATGCTGCTGCGGGTCTATATCGACACCCCGGAGAACTTCGCCGCCTGGCTGGCGAATGAGCAAAAGCCGGCGGTGAGCGATCCGGCAGTTCGCGCAGGACAACAAGTTTTTTTGGCGCAATCGTGCGTCAATTGCCATACCATTCGGGGCACCACGGCCAAGGGCAAATTCGGCCCAGACTTAACCCACCTGGCGTCGCGCGCTACATTCGCAGGCGGAATGCTGGGATTGAACCAGGAGAATTTGGAAAAATGGATTATCGATCCGCAAAAAATGAAGCCTGAATGTTTAATGCCAGCCTTTGGACTAAGCGTCCGCAACGTGGGGTTGATTACCGATTATTTGATGACGCTGAAGTAATTCCCATGCCTTACTGTCACCTCCACGACTCGCTCACGAACACTTCTCAGTATTAGCCACCTCACATGGCCACCGTCACACAACCCGCCGCGCTGGAACGTCCGTTTTGGACAGCTCGATTGCACGAGTGGGCCGTGACCGTCGACCACAAGCGCATTGGCATTATGTACGTGGTGATGGCGGTTGTGTTTTTAGTGATCGCCGGCTTGGAGGCGGAAGCGATTCGCTGGCAGTTGTTCGTGCCGGAAAACACTTTTTTGGGACCCGATCGGTTCAATCAGTTTTTCACCATGCACGGCACCACGATGGTGTTTTTTGTGGGGATGCCCATTTTGATTGGCATTGCCAATTACATTGTGCCGCTGCAGATTGGCGCCCGCGACATGGCGTTTCCGCGATTGAATGCTTTCGGGTTTTGGGTCACCCTGTTCGGCGGACTGCTGGCATATTTCAGCTTTTTCATTCCCGGCGGGCCGCCGGCCATCGGCTGGTTTGCTTATGCGCCGCTGACGGAGCGGGCGTTCAATCGCGGGGCAGGCGTTGATTTTTGGACGCTGGGACTTTTGGTGAGCGGCATCGGCACCATTGCGGCCGGCGTGAATTTTGTGGCCACGATTCTCACCCTGCGCTGCCCCGGAATGACCCTGACAAAAATGCCGTTTTTCACCTGGACCATGTTGTGGACCAGCGTGCAGATATTGCTGGCGATTCCGCCGTTGACTGCGGCGCTGGTGATGGTGGAATTCGATCGCGCGCTGGGAGCGAAATTCTTTAATCCTCAAAACGATGGCTCCGCCTATATGTGGCAGCACTTGTTTTGGTTTTTTGGGCACCCGGAGGTTTACATTCTGATTTTGCCGGCGTTCGGCATGATTTCCGAAGTGATTCCCGTATTTTCGCGGAAAGTGCTGTTTGGTTACGAGTTCATGGCCGCCGCCACCATGGCGATTGTGTTCATTAGCATGGGCGTGTGGGCCCATCACATGTTTTGCGTCGGCATGAACCGCACGCTGGATATGTATTTTGCGGCGGCGAGTTTGCTGGTATCCATTCCCACGGGCATCAAGTTTTTCAACTGGCTGGCGACGATGTACGGTGGGCGAATTTCGCTGGCCTCGCCCATGCTGTTCGCCTGCGGATTTTTGTCGATGTTTGTGCTGGGAGGCCTGACGGGCATTATGCTGGCGTGCGCGCCGTTTGATTTCCAGGTGTCGGACACGTATTTCGTGGTGGGTCATTTTCACTGGGTGTTGATCGGCGGCACGTTGTTCGGCGTGTTTGCGGGCATTCACTATTGGTTTCCAAAAGTCACCGGCCGAATGCTTTCGGAACGCTTGGCCAAGTGGCAGTTTTGGCTGCTGTTGATCGGCTTTATTCTCACTTTCGGCCCGATGCACATTTCGGGTTTATTGGGGATGCCGCGGCGAATTTACACGTATTTGCCAGACCGGCGGTGGCAAATTTGGAATCAACTGAGCACGATTGGCGCACTGGTTCAAGTGCCTAGCTATTTGCTGTTTGTGATCAACATCTTTTGGTCCTTGAAGTACGGCCAGCCGGCCGGCGACGATCCGTGGGACGCCTGGACGTTGGAATGGGCCACACCTTCGCCGCCGCCGACGTACAACTTTGAGGCCGTGCCGACGATTCGCAGCCGCCGTCCGCTATGGGACGCCAAACACCCCGACGACCCGGACTGGAAATACGAATGATGAGCGATTCCACCATGGCCGGTTCTACAATCATTGGCGCGGCCAACGGGCTGCCCGCCGAATTAACGTCACCTGCCTCGGACTGGTGGCGCTCGCACGCCAAAGTCGGCATGTTGGCGTTTTTACTTTCCGAGGTAGCGTTTTTCAGCACGCTGATCACGACCTACGTTGTGTTTTTGCGGCAGACGAAAGCCGGCAATCCTAGCCCGGCGGAAGTGTTTCATTTACCGCTGGTGTTGACCGGCACAGCGTGCTTGCTGTCCAGCAGCATCACCATTCATTTGGCCGAGAAAGCCATGCGGACCGGCAAGCGCGCAGGCTTTCTCGGCTGGTGGGGCTTAACCATCGTGCTGGGCGCCACATTCCTGGCTTGCACCGGCAAAGAGTGGCACGAGTTGATTTGCACCTACGGGCTGACGATCAGCCGGAATTTGTTCGGCAGCACCTATTTCACGCTGGTGGGCTTTCATGCGCTGCACGTGACCGTGGGCCTCGTTTTATTATCGACCATTTTCCTGTTGGCGTGGCGGCGAGCGCTCTCCGAGCAAGACCACACCGCAGCGGAAGTGATTTCCTGGTATTGGCATTTTGTCGACGGGGTGTGGATCGTGGTGTTCACATTGGTGTATTTGATCGGGCGGTAAAACGGTTTAGCCGCGAAGCGGCGCAATATATTTCGATGGCACAACCGCACAATTCAAATCCGAAACTAGCGAGTCGCGAACCGACGCGCACGGTCGAGATGCCGCGGCCGACGGTGTGGCCTGTTGTCCTCGGATTGGGCATTGTTTTGGCCGCGCTCGGAGTAGCTACGAGTTTGTTTTTTTGCATCGTGGGAGCAACTTTGTTGGTGATCGGGCTGGTCGGTTGGGTTGCTCAATTGATGCCGGGCCGCGGACATGAGCATGAACCGCTGGCTGCGGCAGAAGAGCGCGTCACCATGGTCATTCCGCGTCCTGGAACCGTGGAACAGCTCAAGCCGGGAGTCACGGGTTACCGTTTTCAAGTTCCGGAAAAAGTGCATCCGGTTTCGGCGGGCATGAAAGGCGGCATCGTCGGCGGTTTGCTCATGCCTATTCCCGCGCTAGTGTGGGCAGTGGCTAGCGGTCACAGCATTTGGTATCCAGTGAATTTATTGGCCGGTTTGGTGTTGCCGGGCTTGCCCGATATGTCTGGTGAGCAACTGCAGCACAATCTTGAGATATTTCACCCCGGAGGAGTTTTGTGCGCCATCATCATGCACGTGATGATGTCGATTGGCTTTGGCCTGATCGGCGGCGTGTTGTTGCCGATGTTGCCGTCAATTCGAGGGGCTCCGTTATTATTTGGGGGATTGATTTTGCCGCTTTTGTGGAGCGGGGCGAATCACAGCCTGATGGGTTTGGTCAATCCGCTGCTCAACGAATACATCAACTGGCCCTGGTATGTCGTTTCGCAATTGGTATACGGCATCGCAACTTCGATTGTAATTATCCGGAGCGAAAAAATTGCCATCGCACCGCGCGGATCCGGCCGTGATGCAGGCGGCCCATTTATTCCGCCCGGCTGGCTGGGTTGCCTGCTGATGTTTTGCGTGCTGTTTTCCGGCTGCAGCGATGCCTTGCCCGGCAAGCCGGCTCTCGCCGACGCCTACGTCATGCCGCAGGACATCAAAAACTTTTCGGGGCCAACGGGATTGTATGCGCAGCGCTGTGCCGGCTGTCACGGGGCCGACGGAACGCTGGGACCGGGACCGCCGCTAAACGATCCGCTGTTTTTGGCGTTGGTGAGCGACGACGAACTTCGCAGCGTCATTGCCGAAGGCCGCCGCGGCACGCTAATGCCGGCCTGGGCGCAATCGTCGGGCGGACCGCTCACCGCCGACCAAGTGATGGTATTGGTGAAAGGGATCAGAGCGTGGCAAACGCCGGCAAATACCCACGTGCAAAGAGTTTATCCCAGCGCGCCGCCGCTGGCAGCGCCGACCGCGAAAGGCATGGGAAACTTCAGTGCGGGCGAAAAAGTGTACGCCGCGGCCTGCGCCGATTGTCACGGCGAGCACGGCGAAGGAACAGAGGATACGGCAGGTCCCCTGAACGATCCAGCATTTTTGGCGCTGTGCAGCGATCAGGAATTGCGCCGCTACATCATCACGGGCCGGCCAGATTTGGGCATGCCCGATTTCGCATCGGCCTCTGGTCGCGGCGAAAAATTCTATCCTCTCACGGCCGATCAAGTGAACGATTTAATGGCGCTCTTGAAGCAGTGGCGCGAAATAGCGACGACGGAATAAATCCCGCGACAAGCAAACACAACCTCAATTCATTGACTATGACGAAACAGAATTCGAATCAACGCAATACGGAATTTCCGCCGCGGCGGACTTTTTTGAAACTATTGACCGCGCTATTGGGGACCGTTGCCACGGCGATGGTCGCCATTCCAGGCGTGGGATATTTGGCGGCGGCGGTGGCGCGGCGAAAAGATCAACCCTGGGTTTCGTTAGGACCAGTTAGCACTTTTCCCAAAGGAGAAACGCGGCTGAAAGTCATTACGCCCAGCGAAAACCCACTGGCTCAACCCTGGGACGGCGTTACCGCTCAAACCGGCGTGTACGTGCGGTATCTGGGGCGTGACGAAAACTTTCAAGATCAATTTAACGTGTTCGCCATTAACTGCACGCACCTGGGTTGCCCGGTCGAATGGTTTCCCCAATCGGGGCTGTTCATGTGCCCCTGCCACGGCGGTGTGTATTACGAAAACGGCGATCGAGCCAGCGGTCCGCCTCCGCGCGGACTGTATCACTGTGTGTGGCAAGTGAAGCAAAGCCAAGGCGAAGCGGAACCGCAATTGTTCATTCAAGCTCCGTTTTTGCCGACGCTTCAGCACACGCTGACAGATAAAGGATGAAGGCGGCGTGATCAAGCGCATGTACCACTGGTTCGACTCTCGCCTGGGCATCAGCGACACGTTCATGCCCATGCTAAGGCATCCGGTGCCGAGCGAGCTGGCCGGACCGTTGGGTTGGTGGTATGTGTTTGGAAGCGCATCGCTGACACTGTTTCTCATTCAAATTCTCACTGGCATTGGTTTGGCTCTCACGTATGTGCCCAGCGCCGGCCAGGCGTATGAAAGTTTGCTGTATTTGAATTATCAGCAACCGTGGGGATGGTTTTTGCGTTCGCTGCACTATTGGTCAGGCTCGGCCATGGTGGTGATGGCACTGGTCCACATGACGCAAGTATTTTTGCACGCAGCTTACAAATATCCCCGCGAATTGACTTGGGTGATCGGCGTCGGACTGTTGCTGTGCACCCTGGGCATGGCGTTTACCGGACAAGTGTTGCGGTGGGACCCCGACGCCTATTGGGGCGTGGGCGTGGGTGCTGCCATGGCGGGTCGGGTGCCCGGCGCTGGGCCAACCATTGTCGATTTGCTGCTGGGTGGGCCGATCATCGGGGCCGACACGCTTAGCCGTTTTTTCGCACTGCACGTGTTTGTCATTCCGGCGATTCTCATGGCGCTCCTGGCCGTGCATTTATGGCTGGTGCTGAAAAAAGGAATCAGCGTGCCGCCGAAACCGGGCGAACTGGTCGACCCCGCCACCTACGATGCAGCGTATGAGGAAGAACTTCGCCGGGGCGAGCCATTTTTAGGCGAGGCTATGCTCAAAGACGTCGTCTTTTCGGCACTGGTCGTGATTGTAGTCGTCGCCCTTGCAGCGCTAGCGGGTCCGAAAGGGCCTAGCGCGCCCCCTGATCCCACACTTAGCGGCGCGAACCCTCGACCCGATTGGCCATTTCTGTGGCTGTTTGGATTACTTTCGCTTAGCCCGCCCGCTGCGGAAACCGCCATCATCCTGATCATGCCCGTCGCGCTTATTGTTGGATTATTGGCCGTTCCGTTTATATCGAACCGTGGCGAACGGGCTCCTTCGCGCCGACCAATGGCGGTATTGCTGGTGGTCGTCATTTATGCAGTGCTAGGGGTGTTCACCTACTTGGGCCAGCAGTCGCCGTGGTCCCCACGTATGTTAGCGTGGAGCGCCGATGCCGTGCCGGTAAATCTTGTAAAGAAGATGGATCAACCACTGTCCCCTCTTGAATTGCAAGGAGCTGTCGTATTTCAAAACAAGCAATGCCGCAATTGTCACGCGCTGGAAGGCATCGGCGGAACGCGCGGCCCAGATTTAACAACTGTGGGGACGCGGCTGACTCGTGACCAACTAATCGACCAAGTCAGCAACGGCACGCCTGGCGGCGGCAACATGCCGGCCTACGGCAAGCAAATGAGTCCAGCCGAAATGACCGCGGTTGTTGATTTTTTGGTTAGCCTGCGCCCGGCGGGCACAAAGGCGGCTCGAACACCGTCGGATCCATCTCGGGAGAAGAGCCAAGGATCGGGAAAGTAATCGTGCGTCATGTTCACGACCTTCGATGCCGTGTTTTCATCTTGGCCGGCGCAGCCGTGGCTGGCTGCAATGTTGCTTTTGACCGCGGCCGTTTTTGGACGCGGTTGGTCGAGACTACGGCGGCGTGATTTGTTCCGCTGGCCCGTTGGACGCCTGGCCGCATTTATCGGTGGGCTGGGCATTCTGTACGTGGCATTGGCATCGCCGATTGAAGCGTTCGCGCCATTGCTTCTGCAAGTGCACATGTTCCAGCATTTGCTGTTGATGATGGTGGTTCCCCCGCTGATTTGGCTCGGCGCACCATTTCTGCCGCTGTTGCGTGGTCTGCCTACTGAAATCCGCCGGTATTGGATTACGCCGCTGTTGCACTGGCGGCAATTGCGTCGGGTGGCGACGGTTGTTACGCATCCGGTGACGGCGCTGTTGATTTTTGTCGCGGCCACATGGCTGTGGCATTTGCCCGGCCCGTATGAGACCGCGCTCGCCAGCGATGGGTGGCACAAAGTGCAGCATGCGTGTTTTCTGCTGGCCGGGTTGATTTTTTGGTATCCCGTCGTGCGACCATTTCCGGCGCGGCCAAGTTGGTCGCCGTGGTGGTTGGCGCCATACTTAATTCTTGCCGACGTGCAAAACACGCTGCTGTCGGCGTGGCTGACGTTTTCCGATCACCCCTTGTATCCACATTACACTCAAATGCCGCGGCTGGACGGAATTTCGGCTTTGGACGATCAAGCTGCGGCCGGCGTGATCATGTGGGTGCCGGGCTCCTTGGTATTTTTAGCGCCGCTGCTTTGGATTGGCGTAGGGCTAATGCAAAGTCGGAGCGCGAAGCGGATTGCGCAGAAAAATCGAATATCCAAAACGTCTCGGACTCCGCACTCCAAAATTCGAACTCCGCACTTTGATCTGCTTCAAGTCCGTTTTATCGGTGCAATCGTTCGCTGGCGCTGGACGCGGCGGCTGGTGCAGTTGGCCGTACTACTGGTGGTTCTGGCGGTCATTGTCGATGGTTTTTATGGGCCGCAAGTGGGAGCGATGAATTTGGCCGGCGTGTTGCCGTGGATTCACTGGCGGGGATTACTCATCATTGGGCTGCTTGTCGCCGGCAACGTGTTTTGCTACGGCTGTCCGTTTTTGCTGCCGCGCACCGTGGCTCGGTGGCTGTTTCACCGGCTTGGACGTAGGTCGTGGCCCGCAGCCTTACGAACCAAATGGCTGGCGGTGGCGCTGGTGGCGATGTTCTTGTGGGCGTACGAAGCGTTTTCGCTATGGAACAGTCCGTGGCTGACTGCCTGGATTGCCATCGCTTACTTCGCCGGGGCCCTCGTGATCGATTCCATTTTTCGAGACGCGGCGTTTTGCAAATATGTGTGTCCAATCGGACAGTTTAATTTTGTGCAATCGCTCGTTTCGCCGTGGGAGGTGCGGGTGCGGCAACCAGCGGTTTGCACTGCGTGCCGCACACATGATTGCATTCAGGGAAGCAACACCGCCCGTGGTTGCGAGTTGCAACTGTTTCAACCGCGAAAAGTAGGCAACCTCGACTGTACGTTCTGCTTAGATTGCGTGCAGGCCTGTCCCCAGGACAATGTGGGTATCATTGCCGTTTCTCCCACGACAAGTTTGTGGCGCGATGGACCCCGCTCTGGCATCGGACGGTTGAACCGGCGGGTTGATTACGCGGCATTGGCCGTGGTATTGGTGTTTGGGGCGTTTGCCAACGCAGCGGGAATGGTGGGGCCAGTGGTCGATTGGCAACAAAACATCAGCGACGCTTGGGGAGCTTCGTCAACGCTTTTCGCCACGACGCTGCTTTACGTGCTGTGGCTGGTTGTGCTGCCGGCGATTTGCATAGGGCTGGCAGCGATAATAAGCCGTGGACTTGGGTTGCCCACGCGAACTTTGCGGGACATTAGTTGCCGTTTCGCCTGGACGCTGGCGCCGTTGGGATTTGCCATGTGGGCGGCGCATTACAGCTTTCACTTTTTTACCAGCTACGACGCTATTGTGCCGGTCACGCAGCAATTTGTCGCCAGACTTGGAATCGCTTCCTTCGGACCGCCCAACTGGGTTTGTTCCTGTTGCCGACCCGCTCCCGACTGGCTGCTGAAGGCGGAATTATTGATGCTTGACGTAGGCTTGCTGACTTCTGTATATGCAGTGTGGCGCGTAAGCCGGGCCCTTGTCGTTTTGCCAAACAACAGCAATAAAGCCGCCCAGTGGCAAATATTGAAAACCGCAGCACCCTGGATTTTGCTGCTTGTGGCATTGTTCGCGCTGGGCGTGTGGATATTACTTCAACCGATGCAGATGCGCGGCATGCTGCCGGGAGGATGAAATTGCGGATCATCCGAATACTTTCACCATTAGCATTATTGATCGCGATTCAGCCTGCTTTGTTGTGGGCCGATGGCGGCACGTTGCGGCTGTCTCAGCGATCCGGGAATTATCAAGTGAGCGTGTTTACTTCGCCTGCGGTGTTGCGTTGCGGGCCAATCGACATCAGCGTGCTGGTGCAAGATGCCGCCACCGGAAAAGTGCGAGACGATGTGCCGTTAACCGTCCGGATGGTTCCAAGCGACAACGCAAAGCGCGATCGATCAACCGGGGTTCTCGAACAGCCGGCTTCCACAACCGTGGCGACCAACAAATTGTTTCAGGCCGCTGTGTTCGAGGTTTCACAACCAGGGATGTGGCAAGGACGCGTCTCGCTTAGCACCAGATCAAACGCCACCGACCGGATGGAACTTGGCGAAAAGCCACTGGTGTTCGATCTGGATATTTCACCGCCGTTGCCTGCGTGGCTGGAATTAGCGCCTTGGATTGGCTGGCCATTCGCGGCAATGGCTTTGTTTCTGGTTCATCAGCGACTTGCATCCCGCACGCGGCGGTAGGAAAATCATGCCTGGGGTTCTTTGGTGATATGGTCTGGGGGAACGGAAACAATGACCGCTTTTCAAGCACGCGAAATCGGAAGATGTTTATTCTGGTCTCGTCAAACGCTGCTGGAACTGCTGATGGCCGGAATGGTGCTGACGCTTGCCGCCCGGACCTCGTTCGCTCAAGCACCTGATTCAGGTCAAACGCCTCCGGCAACAACCACGGGGTCTGCAAAAGAGACGGCTCCCACTACCCCCTCTACAACAACCCCATCGTCGGCCGCACAACGGCAACCACGGGCTCCCTTCTTCCAACGTGGGCCAGTCCAATATCTGAATCGCTCGGCGGAATGGTTCGCCAGCGACGATGCCAAGAAAATTGCCGCCAACATTTTGACATATCAGGCAGATTTGGGGGGCTGGCCGAAGAACATCGATACCACGGCTAAACCCTACACCGGCGATCGTGAAAAGCTAGACCCTACCTTCGATAACTCGGCTACAACCGACGAATTGCGCTACCTGGCGCACATGTATCAAGCCACGCACGACGAGCAATATCGGGCCGCGATATTGAAAGGCATCGATTACATTTTGAAGGCCCAGTATCCCAACGGCGGATGGCCGCAATTCTATCCGCCGCATAACCACACGCCGTATCAGCGTTACATTACCTTCAACGACGATGCGATGGTGCGGTTAATGGAGTTCCTGCGTGAAGTTTACAGCAATGAACTTTTCGACTTTGTCGATGCCGACCGCCGGCAGGCGGCTCACACGGCGTTCAATAAGGGAATCGATTGCATTTTGAAGTGCCAAATCAAGGTCGACGGTAAGCTGACCGTTTGGTGCGCCCAGCACGACGAAGTCGATTTCAGCCCGCGGCCTGCCCGGAGTTACGAATTGGTTAGCCTCAGTGGCAGCGAATCAGTAGGCATTGTGCGACTGCTGATGAGCCTGGATCATCCCAGCCCGGAAGTCGTTCAGGCAGTAGACGGAGCAGTGTCATGGTTCGAGCAGGCCAAAATCACTGGGATTCGGGTTGAGCGCAGGCCCGATGCGAAAAGTCCCAAGGGCACCAACAAGGTTGTGGTGGAAGACCCTAACGCACCGCCCATTTGGGCGCGATTTTACGAAATCGGCACGAATCGGCCCATTTTCAGCGATCGCGACGGTGTGGCCAAGCACGATTTATCGGAAATCGGCTATGAACGCCGTAACGGTTACAACTGGCTGGATTATTGGCCGGCGGCACTGCTGAAAAAGGAGTATCCCGTTTGGAAGACAAAGTTGGCGCAAGATTCCAGCTCCGCCACAAAGTGAAAGGCTGCCAGGAGTTGTTGCCACAGCGACCATGCCGCAGCGCTTGACGGAACGAAGCCGGCCAAGTAGTTTGAAGTTAGTGCATTTCTCGCGGAATGCGGCGGTAGTCCATAGCTACCCGTTGCCAACCGGCTTCGAGAGCGGCCGCTGGGGCGCTGCACTTTCGTCCGAAACGGTTTGGATTCTTTCGGCTGGTTCTGGACCGCGGTCATTACGGAACATTGTTCAAGGCGTTTCTTTTCGGGCTAGGCGTGAGTATGGTTGTTGCGCTTAGTCCGCGTGCTTAGGGAGCTGCGCGCATGCTAACCGAATTGTTTTTGCGAATTGCGTTTATCGGGGCCGAATGGGTGCTGTGGCTGTTATTATTGCTGAGTTTTATCAGCGTGGGCATTATCGTCGATCGGTTGCTGTTCTTTCGCAGCAACTTGGAAGAGGATGAACAGCTCAACAATCAATTGCCCGAGTTTCTGCGAGCGGGCGACATCAAAGGCGCGTGGGAATTAGCCTCGGCTTCTGATTCCGTGGCCGGCAAAGTGCTGACCGCGGGATTGCAAACCATGCGGCGTGGGTCGGACGCTTGCAGCGAGGCGATGCAAAGCGCCAAGGCGAGATTTAAAGGATTGCTGGATGCTCGCCTTTCCGTGTTGGGCACCATTGGCGCCAACGCGCCGTTTATCGGATTGATGGGCACCGTGCTGGGTGTCATCAAAGCTTCGAATGATTTGTCGGCCAAAGACCCGGATAAAATTATGTTCGGCGTGTTTCAAGCGCTCATCGCCACCGCCGTAGGGTTGTTTGTGGCTATCCCCGCTGTGGTGGCTTATAACTTTTTCCAACGTAAAGTGCGCACGGCGATGGCACAAATCGATTCGTTGGCGCACTTAGTGCTGGCCAATGTGCATGCCGCGGAACATCGGGGTACGGCCAATCAAGTTCCGCAGTCGGCCAAAGCAATTTAGTGCTGCGCAGGAGCGAAAAATCAGTTTGCTTAAAATAAGGCGGCGCCGAGGCGATAAGGTGTATTCATGGCAGCTTCTGTTTCATTCGGCGATGATGAAGGCGGCGGCGCCATAACCGATATCAACGTTACCCCGTTGGTTGACGTGGTGCTGGTGTTGTTGATCGTGTTCATGATCACGGTGCCGGCCATTGTCGGCAGTACGCCGGTCCGCGTCGATTTACCCCAAACCGCCGCGGCCTTCGACCCCTCGGCTGAGCAGCTGCCGCTGAACATTTTCTTGAAGCGCGAGGAAGGCGGAAAAATTGCGCTCTATTGGAACGAGGAACAAGTGACAGAAGAACAATTTCGCTCACGATTGTCAGAGATGCATCCCGGCAAAGACCAGGAAGTTTCCATCTCCGCCGACAAAGACATCGCTTACGACAATGTGGTCCATGTGATGGACATGCTGGCCACGGTGGGCATCCATAAAATATCGTTACCCACCAAGCATGTAGCCAAGTAAAAGGCAAGCGGCAAAGTGGTGATAATGCGTTGTTGCTTTACGTCGACAGTTTTACCCGCCAGCCGAGGGCCAGCGGGCCATGATGGATTCCAATTCCTTACCACCGGACGGAAATAGTGCCAGGCAATACTTGCCCCCGGCGGCAATTTCTGCTCCATCGGCGCCGGTTCCCGCGCACGCCGGCAATTATGGGTTGACTAGCACCGCCGCGCCGGCGACTTCCTCGCACTCCAATTTGGCCAATGTGCCAGTGGGGCACCTCCAACCGTTCCAACCCCACGACGACAGCGGTGAGTGGACCGAAGCCCTGCAAGATGCGCCACCGTGGCTGGGAAGTTTGGTCATCCACATGGTCTTGCTCATCGCGATGGGGCTGATGGTAGTCTCCTTGAAAAGCAAGGAAGTGGTTCCGATTCAAGCCATTTACGGCGACACTCATCAGCCCGGCGACCAATTGTTGGAAGATAATCGCGAGGGTCTCTCGACCGATACACCCGATCCCACGGTCGATAAAACGATGTGGTCGCCCGTGGATTTGCCTCCCGTCTCCGATCCGTTGGCTCTGCCGCCGTTGGCGAGCGAGTTTTCGCCCCACGGCATGTTTTTGGGAACCACC
Above is a genomic segment from Pirellulales bacterium containing:
- the ctaD gene encoding cytochrome c oxidase subunit I; this encodes MATVTQPAALERPFWTARLHEWAVTVDHKRIGIMYVVMAVVFLVIAGLEAEAIRWQLFVPENTFLGPDRFNQFFTMHGTTMVFFVGMPILIGIANYIVPLQIGARDMAFPRLNAFGFWVTLFGGLLAYFSFFIPGGPPAIGWFAYAPLTERAFNRGAGVDFWTLGLLVSGIGTIAAGVNFVATILTLRCPGMTLTKMPFFTWTMLWTSVQILLAIPPLTAALVMVEFDRALGAKFFNPQNDGSAYMWQHLFWFFGHPEVYILILPAFGMISEVIPVFSRKVLFGYEFMAAATMAIVFISMGVWAHHMFCVGMNRTLDMYFAAASLLVSIPTGIKFFNWLATMYGGRISLASPMLFACGFLSMFVLGGLTGIMLACAPFDFQVSDTYFVVGHFHWVLIGGTLFGVFAGIHYWFPKVTGRMLSERLAKWQFWLLLIGFILTFGPMHISGLLGMPRRIYTYLPDRRWQIWNQLSTIGALVQVPSYLLFVINIFWSLKYGQPAGDDPWDAWTLEWATPSPPPTYNFEAVPTIRSRRPLWDAKHPDDPDWKYE
- a CDS encoding cytochrome c oxidase assembly protein, coding for MFTTFDAVFSSWPAQPWLAAMLLLTAAVFGRGWSRLRRRDLFRWPVGRLAAFIGGLGILYVALASPIEAFAPLLLQVHMFQHLLLMMVVPPLIWLGAPFLPLLRGLPTEIRRYWITPLLHWRQLRRVATVVTHPVTALLIFVAATWLWHLPGPYETALASDGWHKVQHACFLLAGLIFWYPVVRPFPARPSWSPWWLAPYLILADVQNTLLSAWLTFSDHPLYPHYTQMPRLDGISALDDQAAAGVIMWVPGSLVFLAPLLWIGVGLMQSRSAKRIAQKNRISKTSRTPHSKIRTPHFDLLQVRFIGAIVRWRWTRRLVQLAVLLVVLAVIVDGFYGPQVGAMNLAGVLPWIHWRGLLIIGLLVAGNVFCYGCPFLLPRTVARWLFHRLGRRSWPAALRTKWLAVALVAMFLWAYEAFSLWNSPWLTAWIAIAYFAGALVIDSIFRDAAFCKYVCPIGQFNFVQSLVSPWEVRVRQPAVCTACRTHDCIQGSNTARGCELQLFQPRKVGNLDCTFCLDCVQACPQDNVGIIAVSPTTSLWRDGPRSGIGRLNRRVDYAALAVVLVFGAFANAAGMVGPVVDWQQNISDAWGASSTLFATTLLYVLWLVVLPAICIGLAAIISRGLGLPTRTLRDISCRFAWTLAPLGFAMWAAHYSFHFFTSYDAIVPVTQQFVARLGIASFGPPNWVCSCCRPAPDWLLKAELLMLDVGLLTSVYAVWRVSRALVVLPNNSNKAAQWQILKTAAPWILLLVALFALGVWILLQPMQMRGMLPGG
- a CDS encoding Rieske 2Fe-2S domain-containing protein; protein product: MTKQNSNQRNTEFPPRRTFLKLLTALLGTVATAMVAIPGVGYLAAAVARRKDQPWVSLGPVSTFPKGETRLKVITPSENPLAQPWDGVTAQTGVYVRYLGRDENFQDQFNVFAINCTHLGCPVEWFPQSGLFMCPCHGGVYYENGDRASGPPPRGLYHCVWQVKQSQGEAEPQLFIQAPFLPTLQHTLTDKG
- a CDS encoding c-type cytochrome — protein: MAQPHNSNPKLASREPTRTVEMPRPTVWPVVLGLGIVLAALGVATSLFFCIVGATLLVIGLVGWVAQLMPGRGHEHEPLAAAEERVTMVIPRPGTVEQLKPGVTGYRFQVPEKVHPVSAGMKGGIVGGLLMPIPALVWAVASGHSIWYPVNLLAGLVLPGLPDMSGEQLQHNLEIFHPGGVLCAIIMHVMMSIGFGLIGGVLLPMLPSIRGAPLLFGGLILPLLWSGANHSLMGLVNPLLNEYINWPWYVVSQLVYGIATSIVIIRSEKIAIAPRGSGRDAGGPFIPPGWLGCLLMFCVLFSGCSDALPGKPALADAYVMPQDIKNFSGPTGLYAQRCAGCHGADGTLGPGPPLNDPLFLALVSDDELRSVIAEGRRGTLMPAWAQSSGGPLTADQVMVLVKGIRAWQTPANTHVQRVYPSAPPLAAPTAKGMGNFSAGEKVYAAACADCHGEHGEGTEDTAGPLNDPAFLALCSDQELRRYIITGRPDLGMPDFASASGRGEKFYPLTADQVNDLMALLKQWREIATTE
- a CDS encoding cytochrome b N-terminal domain-containing protein, which gives rise to MIKRMYHWFDSRLGISDTFMPMLRHPVPSELAGPLGWWYVFGSASLTLFLIQILTGIGLALTYVPSAGQAYESLLYLNYQQPWGWFLRSLHYWSGSAMVVMALVHMTQVFLHAAYKYPRELTWVIGVGLLLCTLGMAFTGQVLRWDPDAYWGVGVGAAMAGRVPGAGPTIVDLLLGGPIIGADTLSRFFALHVFVIPAILMALLAVHLWLVLKKGISVPPKPGELVDPATYDAAYEEELRRGEPFLGEAMLKDVVFSALVVIVVVALAALAGPKGPSAPPDPTLSGANPRPDWPFLWLFGLLSLSPPAAETAIILIMPVALIVGLLAVPFISNRGERAPSRRPMAVLLVVVIYAVLGVFTYLGQQSPWSPRMLAWSADAVPVNLVKKMDQPLSPLELQGAVVFQNKQCRNCHALEGIGGTRGPDLTTVGTRLTRDQLIDQVSNGTPGGGNMPAYGKQMSPAEMTAVVDFLVSLRPAGTKAARTPSDPSREKSQGSGK
- a CDS encoding heme-copper oxidase subunit III, with protein sequence MSDSTMAGSTIIGAANGLPAELTSPASDWWRSHAKVGMLAFLLSEVAFFSTLITTYVVFLRQTKAGNPSPAEVFHLPLVLTGTACLLSSSITIHLAEKAMRTGKRAGFLGWWGLTIVLGATFLACTGKEWHELICTYGLTISRNLFGSTYFTLVGFHALHVTVGLVLLSTIFLLAWRRALSEQDHTAAEVISWYWHFVDGVWIVVFTLVYLIGR